Proteins co-encoded in one Juglans regia cultivar Chandler chromosome 16, Walnut 2.0, whole genome shotgun sequence genomic window:
- the LOC108984902 gene encoding uncharacterized protein LOC108984902: protein MPGSVSFLKQLRGREAWKSTSSRWGGTNKYSAGGSCGNGGCEESLKQMEGLNMYGGGDHQNAGGSSVTRKRVMVVVDQSSHSKHALMWALNYVANKGDFLTLLHIVPAAASSKGSERASHESSSCSPYLANSLGSLCKACRPEVEVETLVIQGPKLATVMSQVKKLDVSVLVLGQKKPSLVISCLCGTSSTEEFVERCINNAECLTLGVRKQSRGMGGYLISTRWQKNFWLLA, encoded by the exons ATGCCAGGTTCAGTTTCCTTTCTGAAGCAGTTACGTGGAAGAGAGGCTTGGAAATCAACATCCAGCAGGTGGGGTGGGACAAACAAGTATAGTGCTGGTGGGAGCTGTGGTAATGGCGGATGTGAGGAAAGTCTGAAGCAAATGGAAGGCTTGAACATGTATGGAGGAGGTGATCATCAGAATGCAGGTGGGTCCTCGGTAACGAGGAAGAgagtgatggtggtggtggatcaGAGCTCACATTCCAAGCATGCATTGATGTGGGCACTCAACTACGTAGCCAACAAGGGTGATTTTCTCACTCTCCTTCACATCGTTCCTGCAGCTGCTTCTAGTAAGGGTTCTGAAAGGGCCTCTCATGAGTCCTCTTCTTGTTCTCCTTACCTGGCCAACTCTCTTGGCTCTCTTTGTAAGGCTTGCAGGCCTGAG GTGGAAGTAGAAACACTGGTTATTCAAGGCCCAAAACTGGCAACAGTGATGAGCCAAGTGAAGAAGCTGGACGTGTCTGTGTTGGTGCTGGGTCAGAAGAAGCCATCTCTAGTAATCAGCTG CCTATGTGGGACCAGCAGCACAGAAGAGTTTGTGGAGCGGTGCATTAACAACGCGGAGTGCTTGACTCTGGGAGTAAGGAAGCAGAGCCGAGGCATGGGTGGCTACCTAATCAGCACCAGATGGCAGAAGAACTTCTGGCTCTTGGCTTAA
- the LOC108984900 gene encoding UDP-galactose transporter 1-like isoform X2 produces the protein MKLDFKFPLSVSCVHFICSAIGAYLMIKVLKLKPLIAVDPEDRWRRIFPMSFVFCINIVLGNVSLRYIPVSFMQTIKSFTPATTVFLQWLVWRKYFDLRIWFSLVPIVGGILLTSVTELSFNMFGFCAALFGCLATSTKTILAESLLHGYKFDSINTVYYMAPFATMILAIPAMLLEGNGVLEWLHTHQSVCSSLIIIFSSGVMAFCLNFSIFYVIHSTTAVTFNVAGNLKVAVAVLVSWLIFRNPISGLNAVGCAITLVGCTFYGYVRHMLSQQPPGTPQTPRTPRNLIELLPLVNDKIDDKV, from the exons AAACTGGATTTTAAGTTTCCTCTATCAGTATCATGTGTTCATTTCATTTGCTCGGCCATTGGAGCGTACCTCATGATTAAGGTGCTGAAGCTTAAACCACTAATAGCAGTTGATCCTGAAGATCGCTGGAGGAGAATATTTCCCATGTCATTTGTGTTCTGTATAAACATTGTTTTGGGGAATGTGAGCCTACGTTACATCCCAGTTTCGTTTATGCAAACAATTAAATCGTTCACTCCAGCTACTACAG TTTTTTTGCAGTGGCTTGTTTGGAGAAAGTACTTCGACTTGCGAATATGGTTTTCTCTGGTACCCATTGTTGGAGGAATTCTTCTTACATCTGTTACGGAGCTTAGTTTTAATATGTTTGGATTCTGTGCTGCCTTATTTGGCTGTCTCGCTACTTCCACAAAAACTATCCTTGCAGAGTCTCTGTTGCATGGATACAAATTTGACAG CATAAACACGGTGTACTACATGGCACCTTTTGCAACCATGATCTTGGCAATACCTGCAATGCTACTCGAAGGTAATGGGGTATTGGAATGGCTTCACACCCACCAGTCTGTTTGTTCATCCCTCATAATTATCTTCAGCTCGGGGGTGATGGCTTTCTGTCTTAACTTCTCCATCTTTTACGTGATTCACTCCACAACTGCTGTCACATTTAACGTTGCTGGAAACCTGAAG GTTGCAGTTGCTGTTCTCGTATCATGGCTGATATTCCGAAACCCGATTTCAGGTTTGAATGCCGTTGGATGTGCAATAACACTTGTTGGATGTACATTCTACGGATATGTGCGACACATGCTCTCACAACAGCCACCGGGAACCCCTCAAACACCCCGGACTCCACGGAATCTGATCGAGCTGCTTCCACTTGtaaatgataaaatagatgataaagTCTGA
- the LOC108984900 gene encoding UDP-galactose transporter 1-like isoform X3, with protein MIKVLKLKPLIAVDPEDRWRRIFPMSFVFCINIVLGNVSLRYIPVSFMQTIKSFTPATTVFLQWLVWRKYFDLRIWFSLVPIVGGILLTSVTELSFNMFGFCAALFGCLATSTKTILAESLLHGYKFDSINTVYYMAPFATMILAIPAMLLEGNGVLEWLHTHQSVCSSLIIIFSSGVMAFCLNFSIFYVIHSTTAVTFNVAGNLKVAVAVLVSWLIFRNPISGLNAVGCAITLVGCTFYGYVRHMLSQQPPGTPQTPRTPRNLIELLPLVNDKIDDKV; from the exons ATGATTAAGGTGCTGAAGCTTAAACCACTAATAGCAGTTGATCCTGAAGATCGCTGGAGGAGAATATTTCCCATGTCATTTGTGTTCTGTATAAACATTGTTTTGGGGAATGTGAGCCTACGTTACATCCCAGTTTCGTTTATGCAAACAATTAAATCGTTCACTCCAGCTACTACAG TTTTTTTGCAGTGGCTTGTTTGGAGAAAGTACTTCGACTTGCGAATATGGTTTTCTCTGGTACCCATTGTTGGAGGAATTCTTCTTACATCTGTTACGGAGCTTAGTTTTAATATGTTTGGATTCTGTGCTGCCTTATTTGGCTGTCTCGCTACTTCCACAAAAACTATCCTTGCAGAGTCTCTGTTGCATGGATACAAATTTGACAG CATAAACACGGTGTACTACATGGCACCTTTTGCAACCATGATCTTGGCAATACCTGCAATGCTACTCGAAGGTAATGGGGTATTGGAATGGCTTCACACCCACCAGTCTGTTTGTTCATCCCTCATAATTATCTTCAGCTCGGGGGTGATGGCTTTCTGTCTTAACTTCTCCATCTTTTACGTGATTCACTCCACAACTGCTGTCACATTTAACGTTGCTGGAAACCTGAAG GTTGCAGTTGCTGTTCTCGTATCATGGCTGATATTCCGAAACCCGATTTCAGGTTTGAATGCCGTTGGATGTGCAATAACACTTGTTGGATGTACATTCTACGGATATGTGCGACACATGCTCTCACAACAGCCACCGGGAACCCCTCAAACACCCCGGACTCCACGGAATCTGATCGAGCTGCTTCCACTTGtaaatgataaaatagatgataaagTCTGA